The following are encoded in a window of Castanea sativa cultivar Marrone di Chiusa Pesio chromosome 9, ASM4071231v1 genomic DNA:
- the LOC142611132 gene encoding transcription factor TGAL1-like isoform X4 — protein MAEASPRTDTSTDDTDDKNQRHERGQLAVVAASDSSDKSKEKPGDQKTLRRLAQNREAARKSRLRKKAYVQQLESSRLKLTQLEQELQRARQQGIFISSSGDQSHSMSGNGALAFDVEYARWLEEHNRHISELRAAVNSHAGDTELRTIVDNVTAHFDDIFRLKGIAAKADVFHILSGMWKTPAERCFMWIGGFRSSELLKLLVNQLEPLTEQQLVGIYNLQQSSQQAEDALSQGMEALQQSLAETLANGSPGPSGSSGNVANYMGQMAMAMGKLGTLEGFLRQADNLRQQTLQQMHRILTTRQSARALLAIHDYFSRLRALSSLWLARPRE, from the exons ATGGCAGAAGCAAGCCCCAGGACTGATACCTCAACAGATGACACGGACGACAAGAATCAAAGG CATGAAAGGGGTCAATTGGCTGTTGTTGCGGCTTCTGATTCCAGTGACAAATCAAAAGAGAAACCAGGGGATCAAAAG ACTTTACGCCGGCTTGCTCAAAATCGTGAAGCTGCCAGAAAAAGCCGATTAAGGAAAAAA GCATATGTGCAACAACTTGAGAGTAGCCGCCTAAAGCTAACTCAACTAGAGCAAGAGCTCCAGCGAGCCCGTCAGCAG gGCATATTCATTTCAAGCTCAGGAGACCAATCCCATTCAATGAGCGGAAATG GTGCCTTGGCATTTGATGTAGAGTATGCACGGTGGCTTGAGGAGCATAACAGGCATATAAGTGAGCTCAGGGCTGCAGTCAACTCGCATGCTGGTGACACAGAGCTTCGCACTATAGTTGACAATGTTACAGCACACTTTGATGACATTTTCAGGCTGAAAGGAATTGCAGCAAAGGCTGATGTTTTCCACATATTATCAGGAATGTGGAAGACTCCAGCGGAGCGGTGTTTTATGTGGATTGGTGGCTTCCGGTCATCTGAACTCCTCAAG CTTCTTGTGAATCAATTGGAGCCTTTAACTGAGCAACAATTGGTAGGCATCTACAACTTGCAACAATCATCCCAGCAGGCTGAAGATGCTCTGTCACAAGGCATGGAAGCATTGCAACAATCCCTGGCTGAGACATTGGCCAATGGCTCACCTGGCCCGTCAGGATCATCTGGGAATGTGGCAAACTATATGGGTCAAATGGCCATGGCCATGGGAAAGCTTGGAACACTTGAGGGTTTCCTTCGCCAG GCTGATAATTTGCGTCAACAAACACTGCAACAAATGCACCGTATATTGACAACCAGGCAATCCGCTCGTGCACTTCTTGCAATACATGACTATTTCTCTCGTCTTCGAGCCCTCAGTTCCCTCTGGCTTGCGCGGCCACGGGAATGA
- the LOC142611132 gene encoding transcription factor TGA2.3-like isoform X3: MGSRTVKIGTEDANKVVTGMPSFVPAIPTSNSLGTEGNAIGSSRISEFGTFEQSLGFRIEDAVELSRNPLYNQMKSSSQTLGTEVQFATLNKSLASSDINLSAAIVGSQTLSLQKESQSNLVSTSGGHRENWGESTMAEASPRTDTSTDDTDDKNQRHERGQLAVVAASDSSDKSKEKPGDQKTLRRLAQNREAARKSRLRKKAYVQQLESSRLKLTQLEQELQRARQQGIFISSSGDQSHSMSGNGALAFDVEYARWLEEHNRHISELRAAVNSHAGDTELRTIVDNVTAHFDDIFRLKGIAAKADVFHILSGMWKTPAERCFMWIGGFRSSELLKLLVNQLEPLTEQQLVGIYNLQQSSQQAEDALSQGMEALQQSLAETLANGSPGPSGSSGNVANYMGQMAMAMGKLGTLEGFLRQVFGT, from the exons ATGGGTAGTAGAACAGTGAAGATTGGAACAGAAGATGCTAATAAAGTTGTGACCGGGATGCCGAGCTTCGTTCCTGCTATACCCACTTCTAATTCCCT TGGCACAGAAGGAAACGCCATTGGTTCTTCTCGAATTTCAGAATTCGGAACTTTTGAGCAATCACTTGGATTTCGCATAGAGGATGCTGTTGAGCTAAGTAGAA ATCCCCTATATAACCAGATGAAGTCAAGTAGCCAGACACTAGGTACAGAAGTTCAATTTGCCACTTTAAATAAG TCACTTGCATCTTCAGATATAAATCTATCTGCTGCTATTGTGGGGTCTCAGACTTTATCACTACAAAAAGAATCACAATCAAATCTAGTTTCTACATCTGGTGGCCATCGTGAGAACTGGGGGGAGTCCACGATGGCAGAAGCAAGCCCCAGGACTGATACCTCAACAGATGACACGGACGACAAGAATCAAAGG CATGAAAGGGGTCAATTGGCTGTTGTTGCGGCTTCTGATTCCAGTGACAAATCAAAAGAGAAACCAGGGGATCAAAAG ACTTTACGCCGGCTTGCTCAAAATCGTGAAGCTGCCAGAAAAAGCCGATTAAGGAAAAAA GCATATGTGCAACAACTTGAGAGTAGCCGCCTAAAGCTAACTCAACTAGAGCAAGAGCTCCAGCGAGCCCGTCAGCAG gGCATATTCATTTCAAGCTCAGGAGACCAATCCCATTCAATGAGCGGAAATG GTGCCTTGGCATTTGATGTAGAGTATGCACGGTGGCTTGAGGAGCATAACAGGCATATAAGTGAGCTCAGGGCTGCAGTCAACTCGCATGCTGGTGACACAGAGCTTCGCACTATAGTTGACAATGTTACAGCACACTTTGATGACATTTTCAGGCTGAAAGGAATTGCAGCAAAGGCTGATGTTTTCCACATATTATCAGGAATGTGGAAGACTCCAGCGGAGCGGTGTTTTATGTGGATTGGTGGCTTCCGGTCATCTGAACTCCTCAAG CTTCTTGTGAATCAATTGGAGCCTTTAACTGAGCAACAATTGGTAGGCATCTACAACTTGCAACAATCATCCCAGCAGGCTGAAGATGCTCTGTCACAAGGCATGGAAGCATTGCAACAATCCCTGGCTGAGACATTGGCCAATGGCTCACCTGGCCCGTCAGGATCATCTGGGAATGTGGCAAACTATATGGGTCAAATGGCCATGGCCATGGGAAAGCTTGGAACACTTGAGGGTTTCCTTCGCCAG GTATTTGGAACATGA
- the LOC142611132 gene encoding transcription factor TGA2.3-like isoform X1, with translation MGSRTVKIGTEDANKVVTGMPSFVPAIPTSNSLGTEGNAIGSSRISEFGTFEQSLGFRIEDAVELSRNPLYNQMKSSSQTLGTEVQFATLNKSLASSDINLSAAIVGSQTLSLQKESQSNLVSTSGGHRENWGESTMAEASPRTDTSTDDTDDKNQRHERGQLAVVAASDSSDKSKEKPGDQKTLRRLAQNREAARKSRLRKKAYVQQLESSRLKLTQLEQELQRARQQGIFISSSGDQSHSMSGNGALAFDVEYARWLEEHNRHISELRAAVNSHAGDTELRTIVDNVTAHFDDIFRLKGIAAKADVFHILSGMWKTPAERCFMWIGGFRSSELLKLLVNQLEPLTEQQLVGIYNLQQSSQQAEDALSQGMEALQQSLAETLANGSPGPSGSSGNVANYMGQMAMAMGKLGTLEGFLRQADNLRQQTLQQMHRILTTRQSARALLAIHDYFSRLRALSSLWLARPRE, from the exons ATGGGTAGTAGAACAGTGAAGATTGGAACAGAAGATGCTAATAAAGTTGTGACCGGGATGCCGAGCTTCGTTCCTGCTATACCCACTTCTAATTCCCT TGGCACAGAAGGAAACGCCATTGGTTCTTCTCGAATTTCAGAATTCGGAACTTTTGAGCAATCACTTGGATTTCGCATAGAGGATGCTGTTGAGCTAAGTAGAA ATCCCCTATATAACCAGATGAAGTCAAGTAGCCAGACACTAGGTACAGAAGTTCAATTTGCCACTTTAAATAAG TCACTTGCATCTTCAGATATAAATCTATCTGCTGCTATTGTGGGGTCTCAGACTTTATCACTACAAAAAGAATCACAATCAAATCTAGTTTCTACATCTGGTGGCCATCGTGAGAACTGGGGGGAGTCCACGATGGCAGAAGCAAGCCCCAGGACTGATACCTCAACAGATGACACGGACGACAAGAATCAAAGG CATGAAAGGGGTCAATTGGCTGTTGTTGCGGCTTCTGATTCCAGTGACAAATCAAAAGAGAAACCAGGGGATCAAAAG ACTTTACGCCGGCTTGCTCAAAATCGTGAAGCTGCCAGAAAAAGCCGATTAAGGAAAAAA GCATATGTGCAACAACTTGAGAGTAGCCGCCTAAAGCTAACTCAACTAGAGCAAGAGCTCCAGCGAGCCCGTCAGCAG gGCATATTCATTTCAAGCTCAGGAGACCAATCCCATTCAATGAGCGGAAATG GTGCCTTGGCATTTGATGTAGAGTATGCACGGTGGCTTGAGGAGCATAACAGGCATATAAGTGAGCTCAGGGCTGCAGTCAACTCGCATGCTGGTGACACAGAGCTTCGCACTATAGTTGACAATGTTACAGCACACTTTGATGACATTTTCAGGCTGAAAGGAATTGCAGCAAAGGCTGATGTTTTCCACATATTATCAGGAATGTGGAAGACTCCAGCGGAGCGGTGTTTTATGTGGATTGGTGGCTTCCGGTCATCTGAACTCCTCAAG CTTCTTGTGAATCAATTGGAGCCTTTAACTGAGCAACAATTGGTAGGCATCTACAACTTGCAACAATCATCCCAGCAGGCTGAAGATGCTCTGTCACAAGGCATGGAAGCATTGCAACAATCCCTGGCTGAGACATTGGCCAATGGCTCACCTGGCCCGTCAGGATCATCTGGGAATGTGGCAAACTATATGGGTCAAATGGCCATGGCCATGGGAAAGCTTGGAACACTTGAGGGTTTCCTTCGCCAG GCTGATAATTTGCGTCAACAAACACTGCAACAAATGCACCGTATATTGACAACCAGGCAATCCGCTCGTGCACTTCTTGCAATACATGACTATTTCTCTCGTCTTCGAGCCCTCAGTTCCCTCTGGCTTGCGCGGCCACGGGAATGA
- the LOC142611132 gene encoding transcription factor TGA2.3-like isoform X2: MGSRTVKIGTEDANKVVTGMPSFVPAIPTSNSLGTEGNAIGSSRISEFGTFEQSLGFRIEDAVELSRNPLYNQMKSSSQTLGTEVQFATLNKTLSLQKESQSNLVSTSGGHRENWGESTMAEASPRTDTSTDDTDDKNQRHERGQLAVVAASDSSDKSKEKPGDQKTLRRLAQNREAARKSRLRKKAYVQQLESSRLKLTQLEQELQRARQQGIFISSSGDQSHSMSGNGALAFDVEYARWLEEHNRHISELRAAVNSHAGDTELRTIVDNVTAHFDDIFRLKGIAAKADVFHILSGMWKTPAERCFMWIGGFRSSELLKLLVNQLEPLTEQQLVGIYNLQQSSQQAEDALSQGMEALQQSLAETLANGSPGPSGSSGNVANYMGQMAMAMGKLGTLEGFLRQADNLRQQTLQQMHRILTTRQSARALLAIHDYFSRLRALSSLWLARPRE; the protein is encoded by the exons ATGGGTAGTAGAACAGTGAAGATTGGAACAGAAGATGCTAATAAAGTTGTGACCGGGATGCCGAGCTTCGTTCCTGCTATACCCACTTCTAATTCCCT TGGCACAGAAGGAAACGCCATTGGTTCTTCTCGAATTTCAGAATTCGGAACTTTTGAGCAATCACTTGGATTTCGCATAGAGGATGCTGTTGAGCTAAGTAGAA ATCCCCTATATAACCAGATGAAGTCAAGTAGCCAGACACTAGGTACAGAAGTTCAATTTGCCACTTTAAATAAG ACTTTATCACTACAAAAAGAATCACAATCAAATCTAGTTTCTACATCTGGTGGCCATCGTGAGAACTGGGGGGAGTCCACGATGGCAGAAGCAAGCCCCAGGACTGATACCTCAACAGATGACACGGACGACAAGAATCAAAGG CATGAAAGGGGTCAATTGGCTGTTGTTGCGGCTTCTGATTCCAGTGACAAATCAAAAGAGAAACCAGGGGATCAAAAG ACTTTACGCCGGCTTGCTCAAAATCGTGAAGCTGCCAGAAAAAGCCGATTAAGGAAAAAA GCATATGTGCAACAACTTGAGAGTAGCCGCCTAAAGCTAACTCAACTAGAGCAAGAGCTCCAGCGAGCCCGTCAGCAG gGCATATTCATTTCAAGCTCAGGAGACCAATCCCATTCAATGAGCGGAAATG GTGCCTTGGCATTTGATGTAGAGTATGCACGGTGGCTTGAGGAGCATAACAGGCATATAAGTGAGCTCAGGGCTGCAGTCAACTCGCATGCTGGTGACACAGAGCTTCGCACTATAGTTGACAATGTTACAGCACACTTTGATGACATTTTCAGGCTGAAAGGAATTGCAGCAAAGGCTGATGTTTTCCACATATTATCAGGAATGTGGAAGACTCCAGCGGAGCGGTGTTTTATGTGGATTGGTGGCTTCCGGTCATCTGAACTCCTCAAG CTTCTTGTGAATCAATTGGAGCCTTTAACTGAGCAACAATTGGTAGGCATCTACAACTTGCAACAATCATCCCAGCAGGCTGAAGATGCTCTGTCACAAGGCATGGAAGCATTGCAACAATCCCTGGCTGAGACATTGGCCAATGGCTCACCTGGCCCGTCAGGATCATCTGGGAATGTGGCAAACTATATGGGTCAAATGGCCATGGCCATGGGAAAGCTTGGAACACTTGAGGGTTTCCTTCGCCAG GCTGATAATTTGCGTCAACAAACACTGCAACAAATGCACCGTATATTGACAACCAGGCAATCCGCTCGTGCACTTCTTGCAATACATGACTATTTCTCTCGTCTTCGAGCCCTCAGTTCCCTCTGGCTTGCGCGGCCACGGGAATGA